The Raphanus sativus cultivar WK10039 chromosome 2, ASM80110v3, whole genome shotgun sequence genome includes a region encoding these proteins:
- the LOC108842873 gene encoding cleavage and polyadenylation specificity factor subunit 1: protein MSFAAFKMMHWPTGVENCASGYITHSISDTTPMQIPITSGDDLEPDWPAPPKRGICAVPNLVVTAANVLEVYVVRVQEEEPGRSSSSSSQKLAVKRGGVLDGVSGVSLELVCHYRLHGNVESLAVMPMGGGNSTRGRDSIVLTFRDAKISVLEFDDSIHSLRLNSMHCFEGPDWLHLKRGRESFPRGPLVKVDPQGRCGGVLLYGLQLIILKASQVGSGLVGDDDAFTSGGTISARVESSYIINLRDLGMKHVKDFVFLHGYIEPVIVILQEEEHTWAGRVSWKHHTCMLSALSINTTLKQHPVIWSAINLPHDAYKLLAVPSPIGGVLVLCANTIHYHSQSASCALALNNYASSADSSQELPASSFSVELDAAHGTWISNDVALLSTKSGELLLLTLIYDGRAVQRLDLSKSKASVLASDITSVGSSLFFLGSRLGDSLLVQFSCRSGPAASLPGLRDEDEDIEGESHQAKRLRMSSDAFQDTIGNEELSLFGSTPNNSDSSQKSFSFAVRDSLVNVGPVKDFAYGLRINADANATGISKQSNYELVCCSGHGKNGALSVLRQSIRPEMITEVELPGCKGIWTVYHKSSQGHNVDSSKIAADEDEYHAYLIISLEARTMVLETADLLTEVTESVDYYVQGRTIAAGNLFGRRRVIQVFEHGARILDGSFMNQELNFGAPNTESNSGSESSTVSSVSIADPYVLLRMTDDSIRLLVGDPSTCTVSIRSPSILEGSKRKVSACTLYHDKGPEPWLRKASTDAWLLSGVGEAVDSADGGPYDQGDIYCVLCYESGALEIFDVPSFNCVFSVDKFASGRSHLSDMPIHELEYELNKNSQDNVSARNEDTMKTKVVELAMQRWSGHHTRPFLFAVLADGTILCYHAYLFEGVDGTNAENSVSSENPAALNSSSSSKLRNLRFLRIPLDTSTREETSDGAAAQRITVFKNISGHQGFFLSGSRPGWCMLFRERLRFHSQLCDGSIVAFTVLHNVNCNHGFIYVTSQGVLKICQLPSASVYDNYWPVQKIPLKATPHQVTYYAEKNLYPLIVSYPVSKPLHQVLSSLVDQEAGQQIDNHNLSSDDLQRPYTVEEFEVRILEPERSGGPWETKATIPMQSSEHALTVRVVTLLNASTAENETLLAVGTAYVQGEDVAARGRVLLFSFGRNGDNSQNLVTEVYSKELKGVVSAVASIQGHLLISSGPKVTLHKWNGTELTGVAFFDPPLYVVTMNVVKNFILLGDVHKSVYFLSWKEQGSQLSLLAKDFGSLDCMASEFLIDGSTLSLAVSDQQKNLQIFYFAPKMSESWKGQKLLSRAEFHVGAHVTKFLRLQMVESLSADKKSRYASLFGTLDGSFGCIAPLDEVTFRRLQSLQKKLVDAVPHVAGLNPRSFRQFRSSGKARKPGPDSIIDCELLCHYEMLPLEEQHALAQQIGTTRAQIFANLVELSVGTSFL, encoded by the exons ATGAGTTTCGCGGCCTTCAAGATGATGCATTGGCCCACCGGCGTCGAGAACTGCGCCTCCGGCTACATAACCCACTCCATCTCCGACACAACTCCGATGCAGATTCCCATCACCTCCGGCGACGACCTCGAGCCCGACTGGCCCGCCCCTCCCAAGCGCGGAATCTGCGCCGTCCCCAACCTCGTCGTAACCGCCGCCAACGTCCTCGAGGTCTACGTCGTTAGGGTTCAAGAGGAGGAGCCGGGgaggagcagcagcagcagcagccagAAGCTCGCTGTCAAGCGCGGCGGAGTGCTGGACGGCGTATCCGGCGTTTCGCTCGAGCTCGTTTGCCATTACAGGCTTCACGGCAACGTCGAGTCGCTCGCGGTGATGCCTATGGGAGGCGGGAACTCCACCAGGGGGAGGGATTCGATTGTGCTGACGTTTCGCGACGCCAAGATCTCGGTTCTTGAGTTTGATGATTCGATTCATAGTCTTCGATTGAA CTCGATGCACTGTTTCGAGGGACCAGATTGGCTTCATCTGAAAAGAGGAAGAGAGTCGTTTCCAAGAGGGCCGTTGGTTAAAGTGGATCCTCAAGGAAGGTGTGGAGGTGTTCTTCTTTACGGTTTGCAGTTGATCATCCTCAAGGCTtctcag GTTGGTTCTGGACTAGTTGGAGATGATGATGCGTTTACTTCTGGCGGGACTATTTCTGCTCGAGTTGAATCATCTTACATAATCAACTTGCGTGATCTCGGAATGAAACACGTCaaagattttgtttttctaCATG GTTATATTGAGCCTGTAATTGTAATCCTTCAAGAAGAAGAGCATACATGGGCTGGGCGAGTTTCGTGGAAGCACCATACTTGCATGCTTTCTGCTCTTAGTATCAATACGACATTAAAACAACACCCAGTCATCTGGTCAGCTATT AATCTGCCCCATGATGCCTACAAACTACTTGCAGTACCATCTCCCATCGGTGGTGTTCTTGTGTTGTGCGCAAATACAATCCATTATCATAGTCAG TCAGCCTCCTGTGCTCTGGCACTGAACAATTATGCCTCCTCAGCTGATAGCAG TCAAGAACTGCCTGCATCAAGTTTCAGTGTGGAACTCGATGCTGCCCATGGAACCTGGATATCGAACGATGTGGCCCTTTTGTCAACGAAGTCTGGGGAATTGTTGCTACTGACTCTTATATATGATGGGCG TGCTGTGCAGAGACTTGATCTTTCCAAATCAAAAGCCTCTGTGCTTGCTTCG GACATTACTAGTGTTGGAAGttcccttttctttttaggTAGCCGTTTGGGAGACAGTTTACTGGTTCAATTTTCCTGTAGATCTGGGCCCGCAGCATCCTTACCTGGGTTGAGAGATGAG GATGAAGACATTGAAGGTGAGAGTCATCAAGCAAAACGTCTGCGGATGTCTTCCGATGCTTTTCAAGATACAATTGGAAACGAGGAGCTTTCATTGTTTGGTTCAACACCAAATAACTCCGATTCATCGCAG AAATCATTTTCATTTGCAGTGAGAGATTCACTAGTTAATGTTGGTCCAGTGAAAGATTTTGCGTATGGCTTAAGGATAAATGCTGATGCAAACGCCACTGGGATTTCCAAACAGAGCAACTATGAATTG GTGTGCTGTTCTGGTCATGGGAAGAACGGTGCTTTATCTGTTCTTCGGCAATCAATTAGACCGGAAATGATTACTGAG GTTGAACTTCCAGGCTGCAAAGGAATATGGACAGTTTATCACAAGAGCTCCCAAGGTCATAATGTTGATTCGTCTAAAATAGCTGCTGATGAAGATGAATATCATGCCTATTTGATTATAAGTTTGGAGGCTCGCACTATG GTACTTGAAACTGCTGACCTTCTCACAGAAGTCACTGAGAGTGTTGACTATTATGTTCAGGGAAGAACAATTGCTGCTGGAAATTTGTTTGGAAG ACGTCGGGTAATCCAGGTGTTTGAGCATGGTGCCCGTATCCTGGATGGTTCGTTTATGAATCAAGAATTAAACTTCGGAGCTCCTAACACAGAATCCAATTCTGGTTCTGAAAGTTCCACTGTCTCATCTGTTTCAATTGCCGATCCATATGTTTTACTTAGAATGACAGATGACAGCATTCGCCTGCTTGTTGGAG ATCCTTCGACTTGCACAGTTTCCATACGTAGTCCATCTATACTTGAAGGATCTAAAAGGAAAGTATCGGCATGTACTTTGTATCATGATAAAGGACCAGAACCCTGGCTAAGGAAAGCTAGCACTGATGCATGGCTTTTGTCAGGAGTTGGAGAGGCTGTTGATAGTGCTGATGGTGGACCTTATGATCAGGGTGACATATACTGTGTTCTCTGTTATGAAAGTGGCGCCCTTGAGATATTTGATGTGCCTAGTTTCAATTGTGTTTTCTCTGTTGATAAATTTGCATCTGGAAGAAGCCACCTCTCTGATATGCCTATTCATGAGCTAGAGTATGAACTCAACAAAAATTCCCAGGATAACGTTTCTGCAAGGAATGAAGACACTATGAAGACAAAGGTCGTTGAGTTAGCTATGCAAAGATGGTCAGGGCATCATACACGCCCGTTTCTCTTTGCAGTATTGGCTGATGGCACAATTCTTTGTTACCATGCCTACCTATTTGAGGGTGTTGATGGTACCAACGCAGAGAATAGTGTTTCTTCAGAAAACCCTGCTGCTTTAAATTCCTCCAGTAGTTCTAAGCTTAGGAATCTAAGATTTCTTCGCATCCCCTTGGACACCTCTACAAGAGAGGAGACTTCAGATGGAGCTGCAGCTCAAAGAATTACCGTGTTCAAGAATATTAGCGGTCACCAGGGATTTTTCCTTTCTGGCTCAAGACCGGGGTGGTGTATGTTGTTCAGAGAGAGACTTCGATTTCATTCACAG CTGTGCGATGGATCAATTGTGGCTTTTACTGTGCTTCACAATGTGAATTGCAACCATGGATTCATATATGTCACATCACAG GGAGTTTTGAAGATTTGCCAATTACCTTCAGCATCAGTATACGATAATTATTGGCCAGTGCAAAAG ATTCCTCTGAAGGCCACGCCTCACCAAGTTACTTACTACGCGGAGAAGAACTTGTACCCGCTGATAGTATCATATCCG GTCAGCAAGCCATTGCATCAAGTGCTTTCTTCACTAGTTGATCAAGAAGCTGGGCAGCAGATTGACAACCATAATCTGAGCTCTGATGATCTCCAACGACCATACACCGTTGAGGAATTTGAAGTCCGAATTTTGGAACCAGAAAGATCTGGTGGCCCTTGGGAAACTAAAGCCACTATTCCAATGCAGAGCTCAGAACATGCACTCACTGTGCGAGTTGTCACACTTCTT AATGCAAGCACAGCGGAGAATGAAACACTTCTTGCTGTTGGGACTGCTTATGTCCAAGGGGAGGATGTTGCTGCAAGGGGCCGTGTGCTGCTTTTCTCTTTTGGAAGAAATGGCGATAATTCTCAAAATTTG GTTACTGAAGTCTACTCGAAGGAACTAAAAGGAGTTGTATCAGCTGTAGCCTCCATTCAGGGTCATCTTTTAATATCATCTGGTCCTAAAGTCACCTTGCACAAATGGAATGGTACTGAATTAACTGGTGTTGCTTTCTTTGATCCACCGCTCTATGTAGTCACCATGAATGTG GTAAAGAATTTCATCCTCCTTGGTGACGTCCATAAAAGCGTATACTTTCTGAGCTGGAAAGAACAAGGGTCCCAACTTAGCTTACTAGCCAAAGATTTTGGATCCCTCGATTGTATGGCTTCAGAGTTTTTGATTGATGGAAGTACGCTTAGCCTGGCTGTCTCCGATCAGCAAAAGAATCTCCAG ATATTCTATTTTGCGCCGAAGATGTCGGAGAGCTGGAAAGGTCAGAAGCTTCTGTCAAGGGCAGAATTTCACGTGGGTGCGCATGTGACAAAGTTCCTGCGTCTGCAGATGGTTGAATCTCTTAGCGCGGATAAAAAAAGTCGATATGCTTCGTTATTTGGTACTCTAGACGGCAGTTTTGGTTGCATAGCTCCACTAGATGAGGTCACATTCCGTAGGTTACAGTCTCTCCAGAAAAAGTTAGTGGATGCTGTTCCTCATGTTGCCGGTCTGAACCCACGCTCTTTCCGTCAGTTCCGCTCCAGTGGGAAGGCTCGAAAACCTGGGCCTGACAGCATAATCGACTGCGAGCTACTCTGCCA TTACGAGATGCTTCCACTAGAGGAGCAGCATGCACTTGCTCAGCAGATTGGGACAACCCGAGCTCAGATTTTCGCGAATCTGGTTGAACTCTCTGTCGGAACCAGCTTCTTGTGA